A genome region from Bradyrhizobium commune includes the following:
- a CDS encoding LuxR C-terminal-related transcriptional regulator, with product MIQPHSSHPAHGTGALPGGGRLPFLATKILPARFGGLVARPRLLAILSEFRAKRLGVIKAPAGFGKSSLAATWAEMLEQDGNAVGWLTIDSDDDEATRFLFYVSQALHQACPEVGAGAIGLILENNLIDPTAVLSSLINDLAEIEDDVYLFLEDYHWVSAPRIHQTVAYFLKHAPSHCHVVLTTRTEPPLPLATLRAQNQLIEIDAEALRFDMQETQAFLDGTKPGILELPDVQLLQRKTEGWPAALRIISSMPSQAGSDLKEYVHNLSGSQRPIAAYLTEMLDGLPVELVDFMLRTAVLDRLSGPLCEAVTGLSASRTILASLAQRQMLLTPLDNDGVWFRYHTLLAEYLRQRLEADRGIEVPELHGRAALWYASHELWTEAVQHAIAAGASDRAIGWIKNCAMTLIKRGDLFTLLEWQRQFPDELMRGQCEVRLAIAWGLALALRCDEALKLAADIEGDIARTSLPDGNLLCECQAIRAVAIALKDDGESALPLAQDCVNRSSDPWTANVASNVIRFSHMKAGNLKQFHATPWIPYSVEEDRRNVFASVYRHCLNGLAEERQIRLAAADEHYREGLRIAEQDVGPNSIAAALPASLIARVKYEQGQLDEAEAWVIDRVPLINSGTMLDCVWGTYFVISRVAAARMNFERARTLLERAENLGVARDWGRLSAGVIAEQARLYLNDGRLDEAAACVDRLDRLARKNPAPRPGAWSEIGWYHKLARAHLLGQQARPDEAISILQQLQHEAEALQHRQFLICIAIRQSAIQLSAGKAAEAVSRFHRVLAACAAAGLYQSVLDEGPVISELLRATREGRNVKPDLIPYVDRLAAGLQRARQDRSAPSSSARVLSSLSRRETDILTRIADGLSNKEIARSLEIGPETVKSHLKSVFTKLGVEKRAQAVSRAQTLGIVTTQ from the coding sequence TTGATCCAGCCGCACTCCAGCCATCCGGCACATGGAACGGGTGCCCTGCCCGGCGGAGGACGGCTACCATTCCTCGCGACCAAGATCTTGCCGGCCCGATTCGGGGGACTGGTCGCGCGTCCCCGGCTCCTCGCCATCTTGTCCGAGTTCCGCGCCAAGCGACTTGGCGTCATCAAGGCGCCGGCGGGTTTCGGCAAGAGCTCACTGGCGGCCACTTGGGCCGAGATGCTCGAGCAAGACGGCAATGCCGTTGGGTGGCTGACAATCGATTCGGACGACGACGAGGCCACGCGGTTCCTATTTTATGTCTCCCAGGCCCTGCACCAGGCCTGTCCGGAGGTCGGCGCCGGCGCGATCGGGCTGATCCTCGAGAACAATTTGATCGACCCGACGGCGGTCCTGTCGAGCCTGATCAACGATCTGGCGGAGATCGAGGATGATGTTTACCTGTTTCTCGAGGACTATCACTGGGTCAGTGCGCCTCGCATCCATCAAACTGTCGCGTATTTTCTGAAGCACGCCCCGTCGCACTGTCATGTGGTGCTGACGACGCGTACCGAACCGCCCCTGCCGCTCGCGACCTTGCGCGCCCAGAACCAGTTGATCGAGATTGACGCCGAAGCCCTGCGGTTCGACATGCAGGAGACACAGGCGTTTCTGGACGGCACCAAACCCGGAATACTGGAACTCCCCGACGTTCAACTCTTGCAGCGCAAGACCGAGGGGTGGCCCGCCGCGCTGCGCATTATCTCATCCATGCCTTCGCAGGCCGGATCCGACTTGAAGGAGTATGTCCACAATCTTTCGGGTTCGCAGCGTCCAATCGCCGCCTACCTGACGGAGATGCTGGATGGGCTTCCGGTCGAACTGGTCGACTTCATGCTGCGCACGGCAGTTCTCGATCGGCTCTCCGGTCCCCTCTGCGAGGCCGTGACAGGTTTGAGCGCGAGCCGCACCATTCTGGCATCACTTGCCCAGCGCCAGATGCTGCTCACGCCGCTCGACAATGACGGGGTCTGGTTTCGCTATCACACGCTGCTTGCCGAATATCTGAGACAGCGGCTTGAGGCGGATCGCGGCATTGAGGTTCCTGAATTGCACGGGCGCGCGGCGCTTTGGTACGCCTCCCACGAATTGTGGACCGAGGCGGTCCAGCACGCGATTGCAGCCGGCGCCTCCGATCGTGCGATCGGCTGGATCAAAAATTGCGCGATGACGTTGATAAAGAGAGGCGATCTCTTCACCTTGCTCGAATGGCAGCGCCAGTTTCCCGACGAGCTCATGCGAGGTCAGTGCGAGGTCCGATTGGCGATCGCCTGGGGATTGGCGCTCGCGCTTCGTTGTGACGAGGCCCTGAAGCTCGCAGCCGACATAGAGGGCGATATCGCCAGAACATCTCTGCCGGACGGCAACCTGCTGTGCGAATGCCAGGCGATTCGCGCCGTTGCCATCGCGCTGAAGGATGACGGCGAAAGTGCGCTGCCTCTGGCGCAGGATTGCGTGAACCGTTCATCCGATCCCTGGACCGCGAACGTCGCCTCGAACGTCATTCGCTTCAGCCATATGAAGGCGGGCAACCTCAAGCAATTCCATGCGACGCCATGGATTCCGTATTCGGTCGAGGAGGATCGCAGGAACGTATTTGCCTCCGTGTATCGACACTGCCTGAACGGGCTTGCAGAAGAGCGGCAGATACGTCTCGCGGCGGCAGACGAGCACTACCGCGAGGGCTTGCGGATCGCCGAGCAGGATGTCGGCCCGAATTCGATCGCCGCGGCCTTGCCGGCAAGTCTGATCGCACGAGTTAAATACGAGCAAGGCCAGCTCGATGAGGCAGAAGCCTGGGTCATCGATCGCGTCCCGCTGATCAACTCGGGGACAATGCTCGACTGCGTGTGGGGCACCTATTTTGTGATCTCCAGGGTCGCCGCGGCGCGAATGAACTTCGAGCGGGCCCGTACGCTCCTCGAGCGCGCAGAAAATCTGGGCGTCGCGCGAGACTGGGGCAGGCTCTCGGCCGGCGTGATCGCGGAGCAGGCGCGGCTCTACCTTAACGATGGCCGGCTGGATGAAGCCGCCGCATGCGTCGATCGCCTGGACCGCCTTGCGCGGAAAAACCCCGCGCCGAGACCTGGCGCCTGGTCGGAGATTGGGTGGTACCACAAATTGGCCCGCGCTCATTTGCTGGGCCAGCAGGCTCGTCCCGACGAGGCCATTTCAATCCTGCAACAATTGCAGCACGAAGCTGAAGCGTTGCAGCACCGTCAGTTCCTGATCTGCATTGCGATCCGCCAGTCGGCAATTCAGCTCAGCGCCGGCAAGGCCGCGGAGGCGGTGAGCCGCTTTCACCGCGTGCTTGCCGCGTGTGCGGCGGCCGGTCTTTATCAGAGCGTCCTGGACGAGGGGCCTGTCATTTCCGAGCTTCTCCGAGCGACCCGGGAGGGACGAAACGTCAAACCGGATCTGATCCCCTACGTCGATCGCCTCGCGGCGGGTTTGCAGCGCGCACGACAAGATCGTTCGGCACCGAGTTCAAGCGCGCGGGTGCTCAGCTCATTGAGCCGGCGCGAGACCGACATTCTCACGCGGATCGCGGATGGATTGTCCAACAAGGAAATCGCCCGAAGCCTTGAGATAGGTCCTGAGACCGTGAAGTCGCACCTCAAGAGCGTTTTCACCAAGCTGGGCGTGGAGAAGCGCGCACAGGCCGTATCACGCGCACAGACCCTGGGCATCGTCACCACGCAGTGA